The Fusarium oxysporum Fo47 chromosome II, complete sequence genome includes a region encoding these proteins:
- a CDS encoding ADC synthase — MTTGSEPSVGAPKRILFIDAYDSFTNNIVSLLRTIVGADIFVIRIDLSVVDRASDDDAPTKWTEQEFINNLAQFDAVVCGPGPGSPLNSEDVGAFSLLWDLPEHLQLPVLGICLGFQSLLAAHGGSVRRLKRGLHGMVREIEHRGEDIFCGVPPFKATLYHSLCVDIGQYSDGWAEENRWRSTSEFSPLAWATEFREDGRREQILQGVRHNKKPFWGLQYHPESVCTEKNAQGVLINWFQAALQWNKYRGRRVQGPLLEIQTLSPPNHLESAAAHKEHLGNWWSTSNSSEISLRDFAKGSEYTYRTITLPQGAGVPELVEMLGLEKGEAVILDSSSSKNGDALALNSIVALEVDDALRFEYNVCNDYVTVRHPSTDGEDKTEMISLENGTVNVWEVISDFWETRSHPPGSDCSNSAFKGGFMGFITYEMGLHGLEKKMVPEDRGHKRPDICLAWVTKSIVLDHRAGVAYVQSLKARGSNDSWLDKMTERIQQSDCWNAIKMSNGVNEHVIENRAQNKEINITTPQPDRYEEQVRVCQDFIAAGESYELCLTSQTTMVRPRSRNNERSHWTIYQTLRKRQPAPFGSFIRLGGATMLSCSPERFLRYDTNGLCSMRPMKGTVRKSEAVSTLAQAEKILHVPKEVAENLMIVDLVRHDLHGVCGVGHVTVPDLMKVEEYATVFQMITVVNGQLPGRNGNKPHGARRSSFDSHCPYTGLDALAAALPPGSMTGAPKKRSCELLQIIEGQHERSLYSGVVGYMDVAGAGDWSVTIRTMFRWDDEVAPAEEGETEPREVWRIGAGGAVTILSTPEGERDEMFTKLAGPMGVFRDAA, encoded by the coding sequence ATGACTACAGGCTCAGAGCCCTCGGTTGGAGCGCCGAAGCGGATTCTTTTTATTGATGCCTATGATTCTTTTACCAACAATATCGTCTCCCTTCTCCGAACTATTGTCGGCGCTGATATCTTCGTCATAAGAATCGACCTCTCTGTGGTTGACAGAGCCAGCGACGATGATGCACCTACAAAATGGACCGAGCAAGAGTTTATCAATAATCTTGCTCAATTCGACGCCGTAGTTTGCGGCCCCGGCCCTGGATCACCGCTTAATTCAGAAGACGTTGGGGCATTCAGTCTTCTTTGGGATCTCCCTGAACATCTTCAGCTGCCAGTTTTGGGTATTTGTCTTGGATTTCAGAGTTTGCTCGCTGCGCACGGCGGGTCAGTGAGAAGACTCAAGAGGGGTCTTCATGGAATGGTAAGGGAAATTGAGCATCGCGGAGAAGACATATTCTGCGGAGTACCCCCCTTCAAGGCTACTCTATACCACAGTCTTTGTGTTGATATTGGTCAATACAGCGATGGCTGGGCAGAAGAAAACCGGTGGAGGTCGACTTCGGAGTTTTCACCATTGGCGTGGGCAACAGAGTTTAGAGAGGATGGACGAAGGGAACAGATCCTCCAGGGAGTGAGACACAACAAGAAGCCATTCTGGGGCCTTCAATACCACCCCGAGTCTGTCTGCACGGAGAAGAATGCGCAGGGAGTACTCATTAACTGGTTCCAAGCTGCGCTGCAATGGAACAAGTACCGCGGACGGCGAGTACAGGGACCTTTACTAGAGATTCAGACACTTTCGCCGCCGAATCATCTGGAGTCTGCAGCTGCGCATAAGGAACACTTGGGTAATTGGTGGTCGACTTCAAACTCATCAGAAATTTCGTTGAGAGACTTTGCGAAGGGATCAGAATACACATATCGCACAATTACCCTGCCTCAGGGAGCTGGCGTGCCGGAACTCGTAGAGATGCTGGGACTGGAAAAGGGAGAGGCCGTTATCCTTGACTCGTCGAGTTCTAAGAACGGAGATGCGCTGGCATTGAACAGCATCGTGGCTCTCGAAGTTGACGATGCACTGCGGTTCGAGTACAACGTATGCAACGACTATGTTACAGTACGACACCCGAGTACAGATGGAGAGGACAAAACCGAGATGATAAGCCTCGAAAACGGCACAGTTAATGTATGGGAGGTCATCTCAGACTTCTGGGAGACTCGAAGCCATCCTCCTGGATCTGACTGTTCAAATTCAGCTTTCAAGGGCGGTTTCATGGGTTTCATCACCTATGAGATGGGACTACACGGCCTTGAAAAGAAGATGGTCCCGGAAGATAGGGGCCACAAGAGACCAGACATTTGTCTAGCTTGGGTAACGAAGAGCATTGTTCTAGATCACAGAGCTGGCGTTGCATATGTTCAAAGCCTGAAGGCTCGAGGATCAAACGATTCATGGCTTGATAAGATGACGGAAAGAATTCAACAGTCCGACTGTTGGAATGCGATCAAGATGAGCAACGGAGTCAATGAGCATGTCATTGAAAACCGTGCCCAGAACAAGGAAATCAATATCACAACACCACAGCCAGACAGGTATGAAGAGCAAGTTCGTGTTTGCCAGGATTTCATTGCAGCGGGTGAGTCTTACGAACTTTGTCTCACATCGCAAACGACCATGGTAAGGCCTCGTTCAAGAAACAACGAGAGAAGCCACTGGACCATATATCAGACGTTGAGGAAGCGACAGCCAGCTCCTTTTGGATCTTTCATCCGTCTCGGTGGCGCCACAATGCTAAGCTGTTCTCCTGAGCGTTTCCTCCGATACGACACCAACGGACTATGCTCAATGAGACCCATGAAGGGAACAGTTCGCAAGTCAGAAGCTGTGTCAACCCTCGCACAGGCCGAGAAGATCCTTCACGTGCCCAAGGAAGTGGCTGAGAACCTCATGATTGTCGATTTGGTTCGACATGATTTGCACGGTGTCTGTGGCGTTGGCCATGTTACAGTTCCTGACCTCATGAAGGTGGAGGAATATGCCACGGTCTTCCAGATGATCACTGTGGTCAATGGGCAACTACCAGGCCGCAATGGAAACAAGCCTCATGGCGCTCGCCGAAGCAGCTTTGACTCCCACTGCCCTTATACCGGTCTGGATGCCCTTGCTGCGGCTTTACCTCCTGGAAGTATGACAGGGGCGCCGAAAAAGCGCAGCTGTGAGCTTCTACAAATCATTGAGGGCCAGCATGAGCGAAGTCTCTACTCTGGTGTTGTGGGATATATGGATGTCGCAGGTGCAGGAGACTGGAGTGTCACTATCCGAACCATGTTTCGATGGGACGATGAGGTGGCTCCAGCGGAAGAGGGCGAGACAGAGCCCAGAGAAGTTTGGAGAattggagctggaggtgcGGTAACAATCCTGAGTACCCCTGAAGGTGAAAGGGACGAGATGTTTACCAAACTTGCCGGTCCTATGGGTGTGTTTAGAGACGCGGCATAG